The stretch of DNA AGTAGTCAGATTTTTATTTATACCGCAAAAATCGGCAATTTCCTTTAAATAATCATTCATCTTTTGACAGGTAAGAATAGGAAGAAGTTTTCCCTTTTTCTGTTTATCCCTATATTTTTCTAAAATTAACTTAGGTATTTCCAAGACCGGTATAAGGGAGGGATTAGCCGTTTTCTTCCTTGGTGTATTTATCCACTTTTCTCCACAATATTCTGTAAAACTATTTTCATCTAATTTGAATGCATCACAATAAGATAAGCCCGTGAAACAACAGAAAACAAACACATCCCGAACTTGTGCTAGTCTCTCGGTTTTAAATGTTTTTCCAATTATGGAAATTAATTCGTTTTCTTCTAATGGTAATTTAATGGTCTCAGTGAATGTTATTTCAAACCGTCCAAATGGGTTTTTCAATAAAACCCCATTATCATATGCAAATCTCGTTACTTTTTTGAATTTCTGCATATATTTTGAAGCTTGGTTATGTCCCATTTTGTCATCTTTTCTTAAATAAATCCGATAATTTATAATGAATTCATAGTCTATTTTATGAATTGAAATATTTGTTAATTTATACTCATCAGCAAGAAAAGCAATCATATAACTCTTAGAGTATTCATACTTTTCAACTGTTTCAAGTGTAATGTCTCCTATTTCAAACCTTTTCTTTTGTAGGCCAATAATAAAATCAAAATAATATAGCAACGTTTCTTTTTCTTCCTGTAACGATTGTTCCTTTTCTTCAATACCTAGATATGCATTTTTAACCTGAATAGCTGTTACTGTATTATGAATCATTCTTAGTTGCATATAATGGTAATGTATTGAAGATTTAATGCTTTCTAAGGTCTCATTAATCAATTTGGTCTCTTTGGTCTTTCCGGTTGTTTTTCCATTTTTGGTATCCCATGAAGCTGGCTCTATCTCTATTGAAGAACAAAATTGCTTATTGTTTCCGTTAATTGTAATGCGAATCATTACACTACATTTACCATTTTTCTTTACTTCATTTTTTTTAATATAAAAAAGAATTTTGAATGTACATTTCATGCTTTACTTAGTTTTAAATTTTCAGATAGATAATTTAAAACAAAAATAAGTAAAGAACCATAATTTTAGCCAATAATAGACTGTGAATAAGTGCATTAATAGTTAAATCATTACGAAAAAATATCCAAAAATCCGTAATGATTTAGTAACGATTTTATGAAATTTAGGAAGATTTATAGCAATAAAAAATCCGTTAAACGTTTCAGGTTTAACGGATTGTGGGATTTGGTTCACTCCCCTAATTCTCTTCTGCAATCTACTTACTTTCAAATAGTTACAGTCTTTCGCTCCCCAGCTAGGACTTGAACCTAGGACCCCCTGATTAACAGTCAGGTGCTCTAACCAACTGAGCTACTGAGGAAGGTTTTGCTTTAAAAGCGGTGCAAAGGTAATGTCTAATTTCTAATATGCAAATAAAACATATAAAAAATTTTGCTAATACATATGGGAATTTTTGACGATAATAGAAGAATTCCTCATTAACTATCTCGAAAATAGTTAACAAGGAATTTACCAACCGTTACAACAAATTATTTTTTTTCTTTCTTGTTTTCGACCAGATATGCAATAACTAATCCTAGCCCCCCGAAAAACATCATTGATGCCAGATAGACCATATCCCGGTCCCTGATCGAAAGATCGGGAATATTAATATAAATAATGGCCAGGATCAATCCCAAGCCTAATCCTGTAAGCAAAAGCCCGATCTTAAGTGAGGTAAAAATATTTCTGGAAGAGGGTGAAAGCCAGTCAATCATATCAGGAGATACAACTATACCGCTTTTTAAGTCGATTTTCTCTATCAGAGCCATTCTTTCTTTGCGGCGGGCAAATAACTCTACTAGTTTATAAAATGCATATGCAAGTCCTAAAACAATTACTATTGGTGTTAATCCGTTCATGATATAAGGTATTTTAAGGTTGAAC from Bacteroidales bacterium encodes:
- a CDS encoding site-specific integrase, which encodes MKCTFKILFYIKKNEVKKNGKCSVMIRITINGNNKQFCSSIEIEPASWDTKNGKTTGKTKETKLINETLESIKSSIHYHYMQLRMIHNTVTAIQVKNAYLGIEEKEQSLQEEKETLLYYFDFIIGLQKKRFEIGDITLETVEKYEYSKSYMIAFLADEYKLTNISIHKIDYEFIINYRIYLRKDDKMGHNQASKYMQKFKKVTRFAYDNGVLLKNPFGRFEITFTETIKLPLEENELISIIGKTFKTERLAQVRDVFVFCCFTGLSYCDAFKLDENSFTEYCGEKWINTPRKKTANPSLIPVLEIPKLILEKYRDKQKKGKLLPILTCQKMNDYLKEIADFCGINKNLTTHTARHTFATTITLEKGVPIETVQKMLGHKNIKTTAVYAKLTKNRIKQDMMEMLENKSLESLENSFKRSQ
- a CDS encoding DUF6249 domain-containing protein; this translates as MNGLTPIVIVLGLAYAFYKLVELFARRKERMALIEKIDLKSGIVVSPDMIDWLSPSSRNIFTSLKIGLLLTGLGLGLILAIIYINIPDLSIRDRDMVYLASMMFFGGLGLVIAYLVENKKEKK